Proteins encoded by one window of Cannabis sativa cultivar Pink pepper isolate KNU-18-1 chromosome 4, ASM2916894v1, whole genome shotgun sequence:
- the LOC133037147 gene encoding protein FAR1-RELATED SEQUENCE 9-like has translation MEAESQAENMNEEQTYEWESITTELNITKPVNEIQICDVLGKSLDKLGKWEAFYEMYAKRMGFGTRKDDVRRSHGVIVMRSGGYERMPCQLRDVYNRVAGAKREEKIETDSEGALGFLDCLAERDPNFFVVYQVDEENRLANLFWADGNSRVDYVAFGDVLGFDTTYMTNEYNKPLTVLIGVNHHFNTCIFGFALLLHEKLPSYRWLLQKFLECHGDKKPNVVVTDQDVAMKQAIMEHMPDVTHRLCAWHLNTNASKKVKDPIFLKIFKDLMYNYYEEEDFEARWLDVVETQQLTDNEWCQTTFDTRKQWAETYLRGSFVAGMRTTQRCESINSALKKFLEKNYCLREFVTTIDMTVSKLRHNETANDFKSRCTRPHPPNPTCLTTYYNQCAEFYTRTMYHKVAEQLDLENNYFVISEEQEGEWQIYTIGKFQHPEVRYRVHYCEGQRALHCSCMLYESQGYPCRHLWATMKRLNIRRIPNTLLMKRWSKSAKTNLHLHFNPPAQEQQHIYEMARFGSLSSLTYNLTFYAAKTEDSYTRAKEEIERLTLMFKEEFEMSSNPEGQTPQPGRYRNNPNIIKDPEVVRTKGTGNPREGPNGEQIPRNSRHCRICRSSGHDYRRCPNRQQNTGSQGQQSAHNQPTTDSFNEHSNAQSNINMLCALMEDNILRDVYCSLDRYSAFAENFETIVCFFDFHDMRDLPRKMQKLMIDRLVFGQVPQSALENA, from the exons ATGGAGGCCGAGTCTCAAGCAGAGAACATGAATGAGGAACAAACCTACGAATGGGAAAGCATAACAACAGAGCTAAACATCACAAAACCAGTGAATGAGATTCAAATATGTGACGTCCTAGGCAAGAGTCTCGACAAACTGGGAAAATGGGAAGCATTCTACGAAATGTATGCGAAACGGATGGGTTTCGGCACAAGAAAAGATGATGTACGACGTTCTCACGGAGTCATCGTCATGCGCAG tggagGTTACGAGAGAATGCCATGTCAACTTCGAGATGTCTACAACAGGGTTGCTGGTGCCAAGCGAGAAGAAAAGATAGAGACGGACTCGGAAGGAGCGTTGGGATTTCTTGATTGTCTCGCAGAGAGGGATCCAAATTTCTTCGTTGTATATCAGGTGGACGAGGAGAATCGATTGGCTAACTTATTTTGGGCAGATGGAAACTCACGTGTCGACTATGTGGCTTTTGGGGATGTACTAGGGTTTGATACCACCTACATGACAAATGAGTACAATAAGCCTCTCACTGTTCTCATTGGCGTAAACCACCATTTCAACACATGCATCTTCGGGTTCGCTCTACTCCTCCACGAGAAGCTTCCATCCTATCGTTGGCTACTTCAAAAATTTCTCGAATGCCATGGAGATAAGAAGCCAAATGTTGTAGTTACTGACCAAGATGTGGCCATGAAACAGGCCATCATGGAACACATGCCTGATGTGACACACCGTCTATGTGCTTGGCATCTCAATACAAATGCTTCCAAAAAGGTTAAAGATCCGATCttcttgaaaatatttaaagatcTAATGTACAACTACTACGAGGAGGAGGATTTCGAAGCAAGATGGTTAGACGTCGTCGAAACCCAACAACTAACAGATAATGAATGGTGCCAAACAACATTCGACACAAGAAAACAGTGGGCAGAAACTTATTTAAGGGGTTCATTCGTTGCAGGAATGAGAACCACACAACGTTGCGAATCGATCAACTCAGCCCTAAAAAAATTTTTAGAGAAGAATTATTGCTTGCGTGAGTTCGTAACAACCATAGATATGACAGTCTCAAAGCTCAGACACAACGAGACTGCAAATGACTTCAAAAGCAGATGCACTCGACCTCACCCACCTAATCCTACATGCTTGACCACGTACTACAACCAATGTGctgaattctacacaagaaCTATGTACCACAAGGTTGCTGAGCAGCTTGATTTAGAGAATAATTATTTTGTCATAAGTGAGGAGCAAGAAGGAGAGTGGCAGATATACACCATTGGAAAGTTTCAGCATCCGGAAGTCCGATACCGAGTTCATTACTGTGAAGGCCAACGAGCACTACACTGTAGCTGCATGCTATATGAAAGTCAGGGGTACCCTTGTAGACATTTATGGGCTACAATGAAAAGATTAAACATCAGAAGAATACCTAATACTCTTCTCATGAAGCGATGGAGCAAATCCGCGAAGAcaaatctccacctacatttTAACCCCCCGGCCCAAGAACAACAACACATTTATGAGATGGCTAGGTTTGGATCTCTCAGCTCATTAACTTATAACTTGACTTTCTATGCAGCAAAAACAGAGGATTCGTACACGCGTGCAAAGGAAGAGATTGAACGGCTAACTCTAATGTTCAAGGAAGAATTTGAGATGAGTTCCAATCCAGAAGGACAGACGCCACAACCTGGAAGATATCGTAACAACCCCAACATTATTAAAGACCCTGAAGTTGTGAGAACAAAGGGTACGGGAAATCCAAGGGAAGGACCGAACGGGGAGCAGAtcccaagaaactcaagacattGTCGCATTTGTCGCTCATCAGGCCATGATTATCGGCGGTGCCCAAACCGTCAACAGAATACTGGATCTCAGGGGCAACAGTCAGCACACAATCAACCAACAACTGACTCATTCAATGAACACTCCAACGC ACAGTCAAATATCAACATGCTTTGTGCGCTAATGGAAGACAACATTCTTAGAGATGTGTATTGCAGCTTG GATCGGTACTCAGCTTTTGCAGAGAATTTTGAAACAATTGTTTGCTTTTTTGATTTCCATGATATGAGAGACTTGCCAAGGAAGATGCAGAAACTAATGATCGATCGTTTAGTGTTTGGACAAGTGCCCCAATCGGCATTAGAGAATGCTTGA